Within the Methanobacterium sp. BRmetb2 genome, the region TCCTGTAATACTTATTAAATGCATTATAACAGCCAGGGCATATGGTTATGATCCTTTTTACTCCTGCTGCATTAAATTTATCTATATTCCTTCGGACTGCGTCTTGACCTGATCCAGTATCGCCTAAATTGAATAATAGGTTACCACAACATGTTTCGTCATCCATGATCTCGTATTTTATGCCTTTACGTTTGAGAAGACTTTCTGATGCTGCTAGTATCTCAGGTGTTTTATGGGTAGGTGTACATCCTCTAAAAAGTAGAGTTTCTATAGTTTTTTGACTACTTTTACTTTTTACAGTCTTAATACCATAAGAATTACCTGACTCCATAATATTTTTACGGATTTCAGCCACATGGTGTGTTATAAGACTCTTGGTAACTGCTTTTTCCATGGTACCTTTATTAAAAGTCGCAAGATGGCAGCTATTACATAAACTGCAATTGTACAACTTATTAAGGTCGTTATCTTTCAACTTACCTGTAACATTAATTTTTAGATTACAGTACAGAAAACTTAATGGAGAACATTTAGAATCTTTTCCCTGTGATTGTACATTTGTTGTTTTTATTTCAGTTTTCATATCTAAAACCTTTTAATTCAGTTTTTTCAAATTTATTTCATCAAAAAATCTCTCTTTTTCTCTAAAGATTCAATAAATTTTTTGCTTTCTTCTGCTATAGCCTGAACTTGGCTGTTATAATCTTTTATTATCTCCAACTCATCCTGATAATCTTCCATGTCTTTGTATTTTTCAATTATGGTTGAAAGTTTTTTTAAAGCTGGTTTAGTGCTCTGATCATATCTTTTCTTTTGTAATTCCTTAAAAAGAGAGATAATATCCTTATCCATCAAAACATAGACCTTTCTTGATCTGGGCTTCTTAAATCTTTTAACCATATTTATATCTTCCATACCTCTGATAATGGGACTCAAAGTAGAAAGACTATATCCGGTTATTTCAGCAAGTTCTCCCAAAGATATCTCTTTTGTTTCACTTTGAAGGACAGAAATTAGTCTAGATGGTAAATCATCAAGCCCCATAGCTTTACAACTATTATATATTACTTCTTTGAACTCTTCTTTAAGAGAATTTTTTGTATTGATCATATTATCCAAAATCCGGCCATTAGATTATTTAAAGTAAGTGAATACGTCTCTATTCCTCTCTAAGGCTTCTGGATTTTTTCTCACTTTGTATCCTAAGGACACTCCGAAATGGACCTCGTTTCCCTTCGGAATCTGGAATTTTTCCATATTTTCTGGTTTTAAAAAGAAGAATTTGGCAAACCCGATCCAGCATGACCCGATATCCATGCTTTCTGCGGCAAGAAGCATGTTCTCTACTGCGGCAGCACAATCCACCATAGGAGTTACTGCGTCTTTTTTTGCAGATACTATTATGGCAGTAGGTGCCCTGTGAAAAATGTTCAGTTCTTTAGAAGCCCCCATTTGAGCTATCCATTCAATATCCATTGTTCTCATGACGGCTTTAGCTCCTTCACTGATCTCGTTTATCAAATCAATATCTTGAACAATGGTAAAATGCCATGGCTGATCAAAATGACCTGTAGGAGCATATATAGCTGATTCAAGGATTTTTTCAAGTTCTTCATCTTTTATTTGTTCCGTACTATATTGACGTACGCTTCTTCTATTTTTTATTGTTTCTAATACTTGGTTCATAATCTCACAACTTTTACTATTTTTGTAACTTTCGGTATTTTCTAAAAGTTAAAAATAATAGATATGTTTTACTATATAAAGTTTTCGTAGCGAAGATCCTGTTAACTAAATAGTCATTTCAAAAAAAGTTTGATTAAATCTCTTAAATAAAAGAAAATGTTACTAAAGGAATAAAAATTACCTTACCCTCTTTTTTATTTTACTTGTTCTATTGGAGATTACAATTCCATATTCAGATTTGTATCTATTAATGGCCTTCATAATTTGGCTTTTATCCTTCCTTCCAACACCTACTTCAACAGGTATTATGCTTTCATCTGAACTTTAGAGTAAAGTCAACACCATTTTCCGGGATCGTAAAATATTCCTAAAGGCATATTAGATGTTTCTTTCAACCTGAAAAAATAGGATGCAATGAGACTTTCAACTAAAATTCCTAAGAGTTTCCTATCTCTTGTATCATATTTACCTAATTTGAATCTTATAGTGGTATTTATTGATGGAGAAAAAAATAATATTTTACTTAAATAACAGTCATACTATTTATTACCATATTTCCACTAAAAATAATTAAAAGCACAATATATTATTTATAAAGATTATCGGAGATGATTATTATGGAGATAAAGGAGAAACGAATTGAAGCAGCAAAAGTAGCATATATCCCCTATACTGGAAGTTACCAGAAAATCCCAGAGCATATACAGGAAGTAGGTCAACTGGTGATGGAAAAAGAATTAGAAATGACTGGCATGGTCTATGGAACCTATTTCAACAGCCCCGAAGATGTTCCGGAGGAACAACTCCAATATGAAATTGGTTTTTCAGTAAACGAAGATTTTCAACAGGTGGACAAATTAGGCTTTAAAGAGATACCAGAACATACAGTAATTGCAGCCATGCACCAGGGAGCTTATACTGAGGTAGGACCAGTAATTCACGCTGTAGTTGATTATGCTGTTAAAAATGGTTATGATATTATAGGACCCATCACAGAAGTGTATCTAAACGACCCCAGTCAAGTGCCAGAAAGTGAATTGCTCACTGAAGTTAGAATACCAGTGATAAAAATATAAATTATCCTATTTTCAAATATATTCCCTAAAAAACAGCAGTTGTGGGCTATAATGGACGATAAATCCAAAGATACTGACTTTAAATCAATTTCCCAGTTAAAAAAAGAAACAATAGTTTTTCTAGGGATACTTTCAGTTTTAACCTTAATCCATTTTATCTGGTTCTACATTAATTATGGTTCTTGGGGTAATGTACCGTTTTATACTACTTTTGTACACATGCTCATACCTGCCTCATCAGCTATTATCTGTCTGGTTCTTTTTAGAGATAAGGCACTTAGCAGGGAATCTAAGTTCTTCTTAGGAATATTCATATTATACGTTGTAGTATTTTTAATTGAAAGTTTTTATAAACCTTTAATACCCTCTCCTTTAATTAACTTCCCTGTAGTTAAAGTTGCTCCTCTTCTATCATCGATTATAGCAATTTTTGGTTTTATAAGCATAATAATACTCAATATCCGGAAAAATGGAGAGAAAGCCTTATAAAAACCAAATTATGGTTTGGAGAGAATAAAAAATTCTCCATTGGATTCAGCATTTTATTTGCCCTTTTAATGATAGTACTCAATTATTTAAACCATTTATTTGGGTTTGGCCAAGCTTTAATCCAATATAATCTTCTAAATTTCCTTAGTACCTATATCATATTGCTGTTTTTGAGTTTTATAATTATTTGGCCCCAATATTTTGGGGAAGAATTTGGTTGGAGGGTTTACCTGCAGGACCGGTTGTTTCCTCTCTTTGGATCATATGCAGGAGTTTTAATTTTAGGAGTGATTTGGGGCATCTGGCATGCCGGAAATATTTACATGGGTATGAACTGGCCGGGACAACCCATTCTAGGCATATTAAATATTACAATCATGACAATAATCCTGGCGGTTATCTATGGTTATGC harbors:
- a CDS encoding Fe-S cluster protein encodes the protein MKTEIKTTNVQSQGKDSKCSPLSFLYCNLKINVTGKLKDNDLNKLYNCSLCNSCHLATFNKGTMEKAVTKSLITHHVAEIRKNIMESGNSYGIKTVKSKSSQKTIETLLFRGCTPTHKTPEILAASESLLKRKGIKYEIMDDETCCGNLLFNLGDTGSGQDAVRRNIDKFNAAGVKRIITICPGCYNAFNKYYRTQNGFKPEIILAVDLLDSLTMESEDLMIQDPCHAREKAGTLRKILPGSQNKSASPCCGAGAGVMAHNKLVATKKARKTIENRSERIVTYCPFCYLNMSSVTPDKIVDIYMLLNDCLVDSPIHY
- a CDS encoding nitroreductase, translated to MNQVLETIKNRRSVRQYSTEQIKDEELEKILESAIYAPTGHFDQPWHFTIVQDIDLINEISEGAKAVMRTMDIEWIAQMGASKELNIFHRAPTAIIVSAKKDAVTPMVDCAAAVENMLLAAESMDIGSCWIGFAKFFFLKPENMEKFQIPKGNEVHFGVSLGYKVRKNPEALERNRDVFTYFK
- a CDS encoding AraC family transcriptional regulator; this translates as MEIKEKRIEAAKVAYIPYTGSYQKIPEHIQEVGQLVMEKELEMTGMVYGTYFNSPEDVPEEQLQYEIGFSVNEDFQQVDKLGFKEIPEHTVIAAMHQGAYTEVGPVIHAVVDYAVKNGYDIIGPITEVYLNDPSQVPESELLTEVRIPVIKI